The following coding sequences lie in one Musa acuminata AAA Group cultivar baxijiao chromosome BXJ3-1, Cavendish_Baxijiao_AAA, whole genome shotgun sequence genomic window:
- the LOC135629330 gene encoding probable apyrase 7, producing the protein MRLSLSLQDLKSFSKLNSGGVDDLVNDRSYGRAKPLRALQREGAASSFSKEKSSPSTPTKRKIWVRATIFVITVLLLFSLILLFSRFFRTYWSREASEYTVVLDCGSTGTRVYVYKWAVDQNEGTRNFPIALRSLPEGPQRTPATQSGRAYHRMETEPGFHKLVHNESGLRAALQPLLQWAETQIPKHAHKGTSLFLYATAGVRRLPSSDSEWLLEKAWTILKNSSFLCRRDWVKIISGMEEAYYGWIALNYRMGFLGSLSVGKTYGSLDLGGSSLQVTFETETPTQDDTGIELRIASASHHLSAYSLSGYGLNDAFDKSVAHLFRKIVGTTDNINNDKLQLKHPCLNTGYREEYTCSRCTSASLEGSPLIGGKTMTKGLTGTTVELLGAPEWDKCSALAKLTVNLSAWSNLSSGVDCELKPCALSDGLPHPHGKFYAMSGFYVVFRFFNLSSEASLEDVLKRGQDFCGKTWEVAKNSVAPQPFIEQYCFRAPYVASLLRDGLHIKDSEVIIGSGSITWTLGVALLEAGQTLSNRVPPQGYNIVHADIHPAIPLLLLLMSVVLLCCALSCAGNWIPRFSRRSYLPLFRHNSVTNSVLNIPSPFKFQRWSPIISGDGRIKTPLSPTIGGSGQHPFSMRHDLGGSSIQLSESSVHPLVVSHSSSSGSLGQMQFGNGAGTFWPPHRGQATLSSRKSQSREDLDSSLAEAHMVKI; encoded by the exons ATGCGGCTTTCCTTGTCTCTGCAAGATCTAAAATCATTCTCTAAATTAAATTCAGGAGGGGTGGATGACCTTGTAAATGATAGGAGTTATGGACGTGCAAAACCTCTTCGTGCTCTTCAAAGGGAAGGTGCTGCATCAAGCTTTTCGAAGGAGAAATCCTCTCCGTCAACACCAACCAAACGGAAGATATGGGTACGAGCAACAATATTTGTCATTACAGTTCTATTATTGTTCTCATTGATCTTACTATTCTCAAGATTCTTTCGTACTTATTGGTCACGTGAGGCATCTGAGTATACCGTTGTACTCGATTGTGGTAGTACTGGGACACGGGTTTATGTGTACAAGTGGGCTGTTGATCAAAATGAAGGCACTAGAAATTTTCCTATTGCATTAAGGTCTTTACCTGAAGGTCCTCAGAGAACTCCTGCAACACAAAGTGGTCGTGCATATCATCGTATGGAAACGGAGCCTGGTTTTCATAAACTTGTTCATAACGAATCTGGTTTAAGGGCTGCTTTGCAGCCACTGCTTCAGTGGGCTGAGACGCAAATACCAAAACATGCTCACAAAGGTACATCTCTATTTCTGTATGCTACAGCAGGAGTTCGAAGGTTACCCAGTTCTGATTCAGAGTGGCTGCTGGAGAAGGCATGGACCATTCTGAAGAATTCATCATTTTTATGCAGGAGAGACTGGGTTAAGATTATATCTGGCATGGAGGAAGCATATTATGGGTGGATAGCTCTTAACTATCGTATGGGTTTCCTGGGTTCTTTATCAGTTGGAAAAACATATGGTTCACTTGATCTGGGTGGTTCATCATTGCAAGTTACTTTTGAAACAGAAACGCCCACACAAGATGACACAGGCATAGAATTGAGAATTGCATCTGCTAGTCACCATCTTAGTGCTTATTCTTTATCAGGATATGGATTGAACGATGCATTTGACAAATCTGTGGCTCATCTTTTCAGAAAGATCGTGGGTACGACAGATAATATTAATAATGACAAGTTACAGCTTAAACATCCTTGCTTAAATACTGGCTATAGGGAGGAGTATACATGTTCTCGCTGTACTTCAGCTAGCTTAGAAGGAAGTCCTTTGATTGGAGGGAAAACCATGACCAAAGGTCTGACTGGAACAACTGTTGAACTGCTTGGTGCTCCTGAATGGGATAAATGCAGTGCACTCGCAAAATTAACAGTTAATCTGTCTGCATGGTCTAACCTTAGTTCTGGAGTTGACTGTGAACTTAAACCTTGTGCTCTCAGTGATGGTTTGCCTCATCCACATGGGAAATTCTATGCCATGTCAGGTTTCTATGTGGTTTTTCGGTTTTTTAATTTGTCTTCTGAGGCTTCACTTGAAGATGTGCTAAAAAGGGGTCAGGATTTTTGTGGAAAAACATGGGAAGTTGCAAAGAATAGTGTTGCTCCACAACCTTTCATAGAACAATATTGCTTTAGAGCCCCTTATGTTGCATCCCTTTTGAGGGATGGGTTGCACATTAAAGATAGCGAGGTTATAATTGGTTCTGGGAGTATTACTTGGACCTTGGGGGTAGCCTTATTGGAGGCTGGACAAACATTGTCCAACAGAGTTCCACCACAGGGTTATAATATAGTACATGCGGACATACATCCGGCTATTCCTCTATTATTGCTTTTGATGTCAGTTGTATTACTTTGTTGTGCACTATCATGTGCAGGCAACTGGATTCCAAGATTTTCCCGAAGATCATACCTCCCACTTTTCAGGCATAACAGTGTCACAAACTCTGTTCTTAATATCCCTTCCCCTTTCAAATTCCAGCGGTGGAGTCCTATTATTTCAG GTGATGGAAGGATAAAGACACCACTCAGTCCTACAATTGGTGGTTCTGGGCAGCACCCATTTAGCATGCGACATGATTTGGGAGGCAGCAGCATACAGCTTAGTGAATCTTCTGTGCATCCCTTGGTTGTTTCTCATAGTTCTTCATCTGGTAGTTTAGGCCAAATGCAGTTTGGCAATGGTGCGGGAACCTTTTGGCCACCTCACCGGGGTCAGGCAACACTTTCGAGCCGGAAATCTCAGTCAAGAGAAGATCTCGACTCTTCATTGGCAGAAGCTCACATGGTGAAGATTTGA
- the LOC135629332 gene encoding uncharacterized protein LOC135629332 produces the protein MAATKWSSQTSGYETAIWATKIAFCFLGVVSCGAAARAAVPAAAEALSSALPGFCASLRSWLAPPYLLIAVHFIILAIWKLSDQMQHREQWAVEERTAEPGSPRRFKAFEPAPTAGLLRGPSPGILPPPTTMATPAPDPDERSPSEASCLTAESGERSTASSALASKRSVEPESQSSMTTVEEEDEAVAVAETEIESTDAARKMIGEQSPPPPQPPAASASHDELNRRFDDFIKKNREQIRLLSSRRWQ, from the coding sequence ATGGCGGCCACGAAATGGAGTTCGCAGACCAGCGGCTACGAGACAGCGATTTGGGCCACCAAAATCGCTTTTTGCTTCCTCGGCGTCGTCTCTTGCGGCGCCGCCGCCAGGGCTGCTGTCCCCGCCGCCGCTGAAGCCCTGTCCTCCGCCCTCCCGGGCTTTTGCGCCTCCCTCCGCTCCTGGCTCGCGCCGCCGTACCTCCTCATCGCCGTCCATTTCATTATCCTCGCCATCTGGAAGCTCTCCGATCAGATGCAGCACCGCGAGCAATGGGCGGTGGAGGAGAGGACGGCGGAGCCCGGGAGTCCCAGAAGGTTCAAGGCTTTCGAGCCCGCGCCTACTGCTGGCCTTCTCCGGGGGCCCTCGCCGGGTATCTTGCCGCCTCCGACGACCATGGCGACTCCAGCACCGGATCCCGATGAGCGCTCGCCGTCCGAAGCATCGTGCCTCACGGCGGAGTCCGGCGAGAGGTCCACGGCTTCGTCGGCGCTTGCGAGCAAGAGGAGCGTCGAACCGGAGTCCCAGAGCAGCATGACGACAGTGGAAGAGGAGGAcgaggcggtggcggtggcggagaCAGAGATCGAGTCGACGGATGCCGCGAGGAAAATGATCGGGGAGCAGTCGCCTCCACCGCCACAGCCACCGGCGGCGTCCGCGAGCCACGACGAGTTGAACCGGCGATTCGACGATTTCATCAAGAAGAACCGGGAGCAGATCCGGCTTCTCAGTAGCCGGCGGTGGCAGTAG